In Cupriavidus taiwanensis, the following are encoded in one genomic region:
- a CDS encoding enoyl-CoA hydratase-related protein, which yields MTATVLYQASEGVATLTLNRPDVLNALNADILRELREAVDRAAADAEVRAVLLTGAGRGFCAGADLAARQGGGVSDSGTLLRERYHPIIMALREMPKPVITAVNGVAAGAGMSLALAGDVVLAARSASFLQAFSKIGLIPDAGSTYFLPRYAGEMRARALAILAEKIDAEEAHRIGLVWKVHDDAALQDEAGKLARHLAAMPTMAYAMIKQALNQSFANDLPAQLEVEATLQSRASRSEDCQEGVAAFVEKRKPQFKGR from the coding sequence ATGACCGCAACCGTCCTCTATCAAGCCAGCGAAGGCGTGGCCACGCTGACGCTGAACCGCCCCGACGTGCTCAATGCACTGAACGCCGACATCCTGCGCGAACTGCGCGAGGCGGTGGATCGCGCCGCGGCCGACGCTGAAGTCCGCGCCGTGCTGCTGACCGGTGCCGGCCGCGGCTTTTGCGCCGGCGCCGACCTGGCCGCGCGCCAGGGCGGCGGCGTGTCCGACTCCGGCACGCTGCTGCGCGAGCGCTACCACCCGATCATCATGGCGCTGCGCGAGATGCCCAAGCCGGTCATCACCGCGGTCAACGGCGTCGCCGCCGGTGCCGGCATGAGCCTGGCGCTGGCGGGCGACGTGGTGCTGGCGGCGCGCTCGGCCAGCTTCCTGCAGGCGTTCTCCAAGATCGGCCTGATCCCCGATGCCGGCAGCACCTACTTCCTGCCGCGCTATGCCGGCGAAATGCGCGCCCGTGCGCTGGCCATCCTGGCCGAAAAGATCGACGCGGAAGAAGCCCACCGCATCGGCCTGGTATGGAAGGTCCACGACGACGCCGCGCTGCAGGACGAGGCCGGCAAGCTGGCGCGCCACCTGGCGGCCATGCCGACCATGGCCTACGCCATGATCAAGCAGGCCCTCAACCAGAGCTTCGCCAACGACCTGCCCGCGCAGCTCGAAGTCGAAGCCACGCTGCAGTCGCGCGCCAGCCGCAGTGAAGACTGCCAGGAAGGCGTGGCCGCTTTCGTCGAGAAGCGCAAGCCGCAGTTCAAGGGCCGCTGA
- a CDS encoding crotonase/enoyl-CoA hydratase family protein — translation MSASSNERILVTIDGGVADVRLNRPDKMNALDQAMFDALIETGEQLARLPDLRAVVLSGEGRAFCAGLDMGRMAGMLSSDDAGASQHDSIGAGRLGARTHGISNRPQYACMVWRELPVPVFAAVHGVAFGGGLQVALGADVRYVAPDARLSVMELKWGLVPDMAGMVLTRGLVRPDVLRELVYSARVLSGTEACELGLGTYLADDPRAAALAAAREVAHKNPDAIRAAKRLMAVVERGDNAAILQAESDEQDRLVGSPNQREAVLANLEKRAPRFTPAG, via the coding sequence ATGAGCGCCAGCAGCAACGAACGTATCCTCGTGACGATCGACGGCGGCGTCGCCGACGTCCGCCTGAACCGCCCCGACAAGATGAACGCGCTCGACCAGGCCATGTTCGACGCGCTGATCGAGACCGGCGAGCAACTGGCGCGCCTGCCTGACCTGCGCGCGGTGGTGCTGTCCGGCGAAGGCCGCGCCTTCTGCGCCGGCCTGGACATGGGCCGCATGGCCGGCATGCTGTCCTCGGACGACGCGGGCGCGTCGCAGCACGACAGCATCGGCGCGGGCCGGCTCGGCGCGCGTACCCACGGCATCTCCAACCGGCCGCAGTACGCCTGCATGGTCTGGCGCGAGCTGCCGGTGCCGGTCTTCGCCGCGGTGCATGGCGTGGCCTTCGGCGGCGGGCTGCAGGTGGCGCTGGGCGCCGACGTCCGCTACGTCGCGCCGGATGCCAGGCTGTCGGTGATGGAGCTGAAGTGGGGACTGGTCCCGGACATGGCGGGCATGGTGCTGACGCGCGGGCTGGTGCGTCCCGATGTGCTGCGCGAACTGGTCTACAGCGCGCGCGTGCTGAGCGGCACCGAGGCGTGCGAGCTGGGGCTGGGCACCTATCTCGCCGACGACCCGCGCGCCGCGGCGCTGGCCGCCGCGCGCGAGGTCGCGCACAAGAACCCGGACGCGATCCGCGCCGCCAAGCGCCTGATGGCTGTTGTGGAGCGCGGCGACAATGCCGCCATCCTGCAGGCCGAATCGGACGAACAGGACCGGCTGGTAGGCTCGCCCAACCAGCGCGAGGCGGTGCTGGCCAACCTGGAGAAGCGCGCGCCGCGCTTCACGCCGGCAGGCTGA
- a CDS encoding GntR family transcriptional regulator, protein MPEHIDPDMTAEAIAEDIVAAIVSHRLPPGTKLREEALASVYRVSRTKVRAALLMLSKDKVIQIVPDKGAFVAKPSAEEAREVFAVRRILEAALAREFVARATPADYKRIDRHLAAERKSLAGNDAQVRTRLLGDFHIVLAEVVGNGVLTEMMRELSARSAVITMLYQSRRDAACSSDEHREFIEAARAGDVERAVTLMVEHLGHVEGALHFEETAPVARGKDLVAALLA, encoded by the coding sequence ATGCCCGAGCATATCGATCCTGACATGACCGCCGAGGCGATTGCCGAAGACATCGTCGCGGCCATCGTTTCGCACCGCCTGCCGCCCGGCACCAAGCTGCGCGAGGAGGCGCTGGCCAGCGTCTACCGCGTCAGCCGTACCAAGGTGCGCGCGGCGCTGCTGATGCTGTCCAAGGACAAGGTCATCCAGATCGTGCCGGACAAGGGGGCGTTCGTGGCCAAGCCCAGCGCCGAGGAAGCGCGCGAGGTGTTCGCCGTGCGCCGCATTCTGGAAGCCGCGCTGGCACGCGAGTTTGTCGCCAGGGCCACCCCCGCCGACTACAAGCGCATCGACCGCCACCTGGCGGCCGAGCGCAAGTCGCTGGCGGGCAACGATGCCCAGGTGCGCACCCGGCTGCTGGGCGACTTCCATATCGTGCTGGCCGAGGTGGTCGGCAACGGCGTGCTGACCGAGATGATGCGCGAGCTGTCGGCGCGCAGCGCGGTCATCACCATGCTGTACCAGTCGCGCCGCGACGCGGCCTGCTCGTCGGACGAGCACCGCGAGTTTATCGAGGCCGCGCGTGCCGGCGATGTCGAGCGCGCCGTCACGCTGATGGTGGAGCACCTGGGCCATGTGGAAGGCGCGCTGCATTTCGAGGAAACCGCGCCGGTGGCGCGCGGCAAGGACCTGGTCGCCGCGCTGCTGGCCTAG
- a CDS encoding SDR family oxidoreductase has translation MPSAFRPDAFAGKTVFVAGASSGINLGIAHGFARAGARLALISRTAERIEAAAGTITAAGGTAIGMAADVRDYAAVEAAFARAQDQLGPIDVVISGAAGNFLAPVVGMSANAFKTVVDIDLLGTFNVFRASFDHLSKPGASLIAITAPQAVNAMMFQAHACAAKAGINMLVKCLAMEWGPAGVRVNGISPGPIADTEGMARLAPTPEMEARYKARLALRDYGSKDDIADAAMYLSCDNARYVTGTILDCDGGSKLGDASADALKKPQ, from the coding sequence ATGCCCAGTGCCTTCCGCCCCGATGCCTTTGCCGGCAAGACCGTATTCGTCGCCGGCGCCTCGTCCGGCATCAACCTTGGCATCGCGCACGGCTTTGCGCGCGCCGGCGCCCGGCTGGCGCTGATCAGCCGCACCGCCGAGCGCATCGAGGCCGCCGCCGGCACCATCACCGCGGCCGGCGGCACCGCCATCGGCATGGCCGCCGACGTGCGCGACTACGCCGCGGTCGAGGCCGCCTTCGCCCGCGCGCAAGACCAGCTGGGCCCGATCGACGTGGTCATCTCCGGCGCCGCCGGCAATTTCCTCGCGCCGGTGGTCGGCATGTCGGCCAATGCCTTCAAGACCGTGGTCGATATCGACCTGCTCGGCACCTTCAACGTGTTCCGCGCCAGCTTCGATCACCTCAGCAAGCCGGGTGCGTCGCTGATCGCTATCACCGCGCCGCAGGCGGTCAACGCCATGATGTTCCAGGCCCATGCCTGCGCCGCCAAGGCCGGCATCAACATGCTGGTCAAGTGCCTGGCGATGGAGTGGGGACCGGCCGGGGTGCGCGTGAACGGCATCTCGCCCGGCCCGATCGCCGATACCGAAGGCATGGCGCGGCTGGCGCCGACGCCCGAGATGGAGGCCCGCTACAAGGCGCGCCTGGCACTGCGCGACTACGGCAGCAAGGACGACATCGCCGACGCCGCGATGTACCTGAGCTGCGACAACGCCCGCTACGTCACCGGCACCATCCTCGACTGCGACGGCGGCAGCAAGCTGGGCGACGCCTCGGCCGACGCGCTGAAGAAGCCGCAGTAG
- a CDS encoding C4-dicarboxylate transporter DctA: MQHAVPSQPRPGTPRLHARFTRSLFGQVLIALVIGTALGLAVPEFAAKLKPLGDAFIKLIKMLIGPIVFCVVVAGICGAGELKKVGRVGIKAVVYFEVVTTIALALGIVLAYVFQPGVGMNVDPRSLDASAIAGFIDNATKVKDQGTVDFLLKLIPNTVFGAFANGDVLQVLVVSILFGCALSLVGEPGRPLVSLIDTFSHTLFKMMGFIIKLAPLGVLGAVAFTVGKYGIGSLKQLGFLVLLFYGAVIVFVLGVLGGIMRACGFSVIKLIRYLRAELLVVLGTASSDSVLPQVMKKLEFMGIKKSVVGLVIPTGYSFNLDAFSIYLTLAAVFIAQATNTPLAMADLLGILAVALITSKGAHGIPGSAIVILAATLSAHPAIPAIGLVLVLSVDWFIGIARALGNLIGNCVATVVVAAWEKDIDRARAHGVLNGTIETSDLDAGLAAMAQDAAAPAIVPGHVAGR, encoded by the coding sequence ATGCAGCACGCAGTTCCCTCGCAGCCACGCCCGGGCACCCCCCGCCTGCACGCCCGCTTCACCCGCTCGCTGTTCGGCCAGGTGCTGATCGCCCTGGTGATCGGCACTGCACTCGGCCTCGCCGTCCCCGAATTCGCCGCCAAGCTCAAGCCGCTCGGCGATGCCTTTATCAAGCTGATCAAGATGCTGATCGGCCCGATCGTGTTCTGCGTGGTGGTGGCCGGCATCTGCGGCGCCGGCGAGCTGAAGAAGGTCGGCCGCGTCGGCATCAAGGCGGTGGTGTACTTCGAGGTCGTCACCACCATCGCGCTGGCGCTGGGCATCGTGCTGGCCTACGTGTTCCAGCCGGGCGTGGGCATGAACGTCGACCCGCGCTCGCTCGACGCCTCGGCCATCGCCGGCTTTATCGACAACGCGACCAAGGTCAAGGACCAGGGCACGGTCGATTTCCTGCTCAAGCTGATCCCCAATACCGTGTTCGGCGCCTTCGCCAACGGCGACGTGCTGCAGGTGCTGGTGGTGTCGATCCTGTTCGGCTGCGCGCTGTCGCTGGTGGGCGAGCCGGGCCGGCCGCTGGTCAGCCTGATCGATACCTTCTCGCACACGCTGTTCAAGATGATGGGCTTCATCATCAAGCTCGCGCCGCTGGGCGTGCTGGGCGCGGTGGCGTTCACGGTCGGCAAGTACGGCATCGGCTCGCTCAAGCAGCTGGGGTTCCTGGTGCTGCTGTTCTATGGCGCGGTGATCGTGTTCGTGCTGGGGGTGCTGGGCGGCATCATGCGCGCGTGCGGCTTCTCGGTGATCAAGCTGATCCGCTACCTGCGCGCCGAGCTGCTGGTGGTGCTGGGCACCGCCTCGTCCGACAGCGTGCTGCCGCAGGTGATGAAGAAGCTGGAGTTCATGGGCATCAAGAAGTCGGTGGTGGGCCTGGTGATCCCGACCGGCTACTCGTTCAACCTGGATGCGTTCTCGATCTACCTGACGCTGGCCGCGGTCTTTATCGCGCAGGCGACCAACACGCCGCTGGCGATGGCCGACCTGCTCGGCATCCTGGCGGTGGCGCTGATCACCTCCAAGGGCGCGCACGGCATTCCGGGTTCGGCCATCGTGATCCTGGCCGCGACGCTGTCGGCGCACCCGGCGATCCCGGCGATCGGCCTGGTGCTGGTGCTGTCGGTGGACTGGTTTATCGGCATCGCGCGCGCGCTGGGCAACCTGATCGGCAACTGCGTCGCCACCGTGGTGGTGGCCGCGTGGGAGAAGGACATCGACCGCGCCCGCGCCCATGGGGTGCTGAACGGCACCATCGAGACGAGCGACCTGGATGCCGGCCTGGCCGCGATGGCGCAGGACGCCGCCGCCCCGGCCATCGTCCCGGGCCATGTCGCGGGGCGCTAG
- a CDS encoding DUF2784 domain-containing protein translates to MPITAWLADLVVIVHGLFIVFVVAGGLLVLRWPRVAWLHLPAAVWGVLIEWSGWICPLTPLENLLRRAAGQAGYSGGFVERYLLPLIYPAGLTPAVQLWLGLVVLAVNVAIYALWWRRRRHHHSRR, encoded by the coding sequence ATGCCGATCACAGCCTGGCTGGCCGACCTGGTGGTCATCGTGCACGGGCTGTTTATCGTGTTCGTGGTCGCGGGCGGCCTGCTGGTATTGCGCTGGCCGCGCGTTGCCTGGCTGCACCTGCCGGCGGCGGTGTGGGGCGTGCTGATCGAATGGTCCGGCTGGATCTGCCCGCTGACGCCGCTGGAGAACCTGCTGCGCCGGGCCGCGGGGCAGGCCGGGTACAGCGGCGGCTTTGTCGAGCGCTACCTGTTGCCGCTGATCTATCCGGCGGGGCTGACGCCGGCGGTGCAGCTGTGGCTGGGCCTGGTGGTGCTGGCGGTGAACGTCGCAATCTATGCGCTGTGGTGGCGCCGGCGGCGCCACCACCATTCCAGGCGCTGA